CTTAAAATAGTTTCATTTATAGCGTTATCTTGCTCATTAAAAACTCTATTTACCTCACCTATGCTAATTTCAGTCCTTGACATATTATTATTTACACTACTAACTATATCTTGTATTTTACTCATTTGCTCACCAATACCCTCTGATAAGCTTCTAATTTCTCTAGCAACCACACTAAATCCAGCACCATACTTTCCAGCTGTTGCAGCTTCTATTGATGCATTTAAAGATAATATATGAGTTCTTTTAGATATGTCATTTACAACATCTACGATATTTTTAATACCCATAAAATCTGTATATAATTCCTTGAATGATTTATTTACTCCATTTAATTTATTTGTGCTTTCTTTATTTATATGTTTTAGACTAGTGATTGAACTTATATTTGAATTATTAATAGTTTTAATGTTTCCAGCCTTTAAATACATATCTGTAGATCGTTCTTTTATGCTTTGTACCTTTTTAGTTATACCTTCAACAGACCTTACGCTTGAATTTATTACACTAGTTAATTTATTTGTGTCATTAGATACCATTTGAGTATTCTCTGTAATTATCTCCATTCCATTTACTATATTACGCTGAGCTGTACCCGTAACCTTATTAATATGTAAAAGCTCCTCTGTCACCTTCGCTACGTCATAAACTAAGGATTTAATGTTTTGCGTCATAGTATTAAAACTTAAGCCTAGTTTACCAATTTCATCATTGCTTTTTATTATGTTTACAACTGCAAGATTTCCATTTGAAATCTCTACTGTATTTTTCACAAGGATATTCATTGGTCTCAGAATTTTCCTTATACATATATAACATAAAGGTACCATTACTAGAAGCATTATAAAAGTCATTAACACTATAAGTCTTCCTATTGTATTTGAAGCACTTTTCATATTATTTTCATTTACTGTTAAAACCACTAAACTTTTAAGCTCAGGTACACTAATATAAAACGCATTAAATGTATCTTTACCTGTCTTATATGTAAACTCCTTCATATCACTCCTTTTAAAATTATTTTTATCCTTAGTTATGCTTATCAATTCAGTAATATCCAGTTTTTTATTAATACTATGTTTATCTGGATGATATATTATATTTTGAGAACTATCCACTACAAACAAAAATCCATCGTCTAAGAATTTAAACTTATCAAATCTTTGAGAAAAGTAGTCTATGTATACACTTTTACCAGCTATTCCTATTACATTATTATTTTCATCCTTAATTGGTTGTGCAAATGTAACTACTGGTTTGAAATTTACAACGGACGTATATACTGAACTTACGGAAGGATCACCCCTCAAGGCACTTTTTGTATAATCATTTTGACTTAAATCACTATTTAAATATTCCTCATCACTATCTACTATAATTATCCCATCTTTATCTGCAATGAATTCATGTTCATCACTCTTGTTGCTTTTAGCATATGTCTTTAACTTATTTGTCATTTTTTCAATTTCATCTTTATATTTTATTTTAAACTCATCCCGCTGCGTAACATTTTTATGTTTTACAACTCCAATAACATCACCATTTAATGCATTTTTTTCAACATCACTAGTTTGTAATTTTATCAGATTTATAAAATTTTCATATACCTCATTAGACACTAACTTCATATTTTGTTTATTAGTGCTTACCATTTTATTATAAGTAACCCTATATATAATTGCATTTTCTATAACCATAAAAAAAACTAAGGTCACAGCTACTATTAAAATGATTTTTATAGGAATGGAAATATTTTTAACCCTTGTAAAAATGTTAGATATTGTAATTATCACCTTTTGTTTTTTTAAAT
This window of the Clostridium estertheticum genome carries:
- a CDS encoding methyl-accepting chemotaxis protein, whose protein sequence is MNVNLKKQKVIITISNIFTRVKNISIPIKIILIVAVTLVFFMVIENAIIYRVTYNKMVSTNKQNMKLVSNEVYENFINLIKLQTSDVEKNALNGDVIGVVKHKNVTQRDEFKIKYKDEIEKMTNKLKTYAKSNKSDEHEFIADKDGIIIVDSDEEYLNSDLSQNDYTKSALRGDPSVSSVYTSVVNFKPVVTFAQPIKDENNNVIGIAGKSVYIDYFSQRFDKFKFLDDGFLFVVDSSQNIIYHPDKHSINKKLDITELISITKDKNNFKRSDMKEFTYKTGKDTFNAFYISVPELKSLVVLTVNENNMKSASNTIGRLIVLMTFIMLLVMVPLCYICIRKILRPMNILVKNTVEISNGNLAVVNIIKSNDEIGKLGLSFNTMTQNIKSLVYDVAKVTEELLHINKVTGTAQRNIVNGMEIITENTQMVSNDTNKLTSVINSSVRSVEGITKKVQSIKERSTDMYLKAGNIKTINNSNISSITSLKHINKESTNKLNGVNKSFKELYTDFMGIKNIVDVVNDISKRTHILSLNASIEAATAGKYGAGFSVVAREIRSLSEGIGEQMSKIQDIVSSVNNNMSRTEISIGEVNRVFNEQDNAINETILSYQKALRSTEDIVSSIGNIDLSIDVLNNENTSVINTLKEVNIICGEFTDSVGKISAVIENQYVETKNMDGLVLQLENSTNELRVKMNKFTL